DNA sequence from the Rubripirellula tenax genome:
ATGCCGATGCCGGCGGCGATCAAGTGAATCGGTCGCTCGGGATGATCGAGGTCGATGTGAAAGTGACCTCGTGGTGATTGAATCGAGACGACGTCGCCGACGTTGACGCGATCGTGCAGTCGGTTGCTCATGCGACCGCCGGGGACTCGCTTGACGGTGATCCGATACCGTGACTCGCCGGGACCGCTCGATAGGCTGTAGCATCGGGCGATCGGTTTCGCATCGGGATCGTCGCTGGACGGATAGCGAATCAGAATCGATTGACCACCCTTGAATGCGGGGAAGTCGCTGCCGTCGATGGACCGGAAGGTGAATGAACGGCAATCGACCGACTCGTCTTGAATGGAATCGACGACGACGTCTCGCCATCCGGTCCAACCCGATGCGTCAACGACCGACTTCGACGCGACCGGGACTTGAGCTTGAACATCGTCGTCCAGAATGTCGGTTCGGAAACGTCGCTCGTCGCGGCGGGCAACGAATTCGGCAAATACGAGGTAGCCGACGAATGGGACGATGATCAGAAAGCCGACGATTCCTGGCATGATGACTTCGGGGCGAAACGAGTGGAGGCGTTGACGGACGAGCCAAGGTTTTTCAAACGTAGCTCTCCCAAGTCGCGCCGGACGTCGAAACTCGCCATTCGGATTCCCCACGATCGCCTCGCAATCGTTACAAACCAAACAACGGGAATGATCGCGGCGTGCGGATGCGATGGATGGGGGCGGGGCAGGCGTCGGTGACGTTTCGACTCGATTTGAAATAGAATGCGAATCGGATGGTCGTTCGTGACCGCCGCTTCGATTTTCAAGAGACCATCGCTTGTCCGCTCGCCCCCCCTTCCGCTCGCTTCGGCTCCGATTGCTGACGCCGATCATCGTGTCGTCCCTGCTGGCGGCCGGATTGGTCGCGGTCGGTTCGTACCGTTGGGGAAATCGCTTGGCCGAAACGGATCTCGAGAACCGATTCCGCGGCATCGAAGAAACGCTTAGCGATTCTAACTTCCCGCTTAACGCGACCGTGCTGGGATCGTTGGCCAAGTTGACACAGACAGAGATGACGGGCTGGGGGCCGACGGGGCGGCTTCGACATAGCACCTTGCACGTCGACCCGACGCAGTTGCCCAACATCGCCAGCACCATCGCAACGACCGTTTCGATCGATGATCGACGCTATCGGGTGTTCTGGTTTTCGACAACCGGCGGTGACGATCGACAAGACGGCATCGCCAATGTCGCGGTGTTGTTCGGTGAAGAACAGATCGATGCCAGTCGCCGCCGCGCGGCGTTGTTGCCGTTGGTCACCGGGCTTTCGACGATCGTTGTCTTGACGTCGATCATGTTGATGGTGACGTCACGTTTGGTTCGTCGAATTGGCGTCTTGAAACATCGCGTCGAAGCCGTTGCCGGCGGTGACTTTCAATCGACGGTTGCGGATGACGGGAACGACGAGATCGGGCTGCTTGGCCAATCGGTCGACTCGATGGCCGCTCAATTGGACCGGTTGTGGAAACAGGTCCATCGCGAGCAGAGTGAAAAGGTGCTGCATCAAGTCGCTGGCGGGATGGCGCATCAGTTGCGTAACAGTTTGACGGGCGCGCGCATGGCGGTCGAATTGCACGCGGCCGGTTGCGGGGGCGCCGATGATGAAGACATTCGCGTGGCCATTCATCAGATCGAGCTCTCCGAAGACTATGTGCGGAGGCTGTTGTTGGCGGCATCGGGGCGACAGGATCGCGATCGGCCGATGGACGTGCTGGTTTGCGTGAAGGACGTTCAATCAAGTTTGTCGCCGATGGCGAAGCATTTGCGGATCGAACTGAATTGGACGTTGATTGAGAATCTGGACGGACTGCGAATCAGCGACGGACCGACGTGGGTCGCCGCGATCACCAATTTAATTCACAACGCGATGCAAGCGGGCGACGACGTGGATGTCCACGTCAGCCGCATCGAAGCGGACCAAATCCGAATCGAAGTGTCCGACAATGGGCCGGGAGTGGCCGATTCGTTGGCGGCCGATTTATTCGAACCGTTCGTGACGTCCAAGGCGGAAGGACTGGGACTGGGGCTTCCCGTCGTGCGACGGGCGGCCGAACATCTGGGTGGTAAAGTTTCGTGGCGCCGCGAGCACGACCGAACTGTATTTCGATTGGACGTCGCGCTCGGGGCACCCGCCGAACCGACCGCCGCGTCTAACCATTCTTGAACTCTGATCGATCGACGCAATGATTCATTCATCGACACATTCATCTTTAGTACTCGTCGTCGACGACGAGCCGTCGATTTGCTGGGCACTCGAGCGAATGTTGACCGGCGAAGGCCACGAGGTCATCACGGCATCCTCCGCCGAGGAAGGTTTGCAGCTTGCGAAGTCGCGAAAACCGTCGCTGGTGATTTTGGACGTACGATTGCCGAAAGAAGACGGGATCACGGCGCTGCCCAAATTTCTGGAAGCGACGGACAACGCGCCCGTGGTGATCATCACGGCGTTCGGTGATTTGGAAACGGCGGTGGCGGCGGTGCGAAACGGTGCGACCGACTACTTGACCAAGCCGTTCAAGTTGGATGACGCGCTGCGGACTTGTCGAGCGGCGCTGAAGGCGTCGGTCAATCGATCGGCACCGACGACGACCGAACCGATGGTGTTGGATCAATCGGTCTTGGTGGGCGAGTCGCCTGCGATGCAACAAGTCTTTCGCCAAATCGCGTTGGTGGCTGACAGCGATCTGTCGGTGCTGATCACGGGTGAAACGGGAACGGGAAAAGAGCTGGTCGCCGCCGCGATGCACCGCCACAGTCGTCGTAGCAGTCGGCCCTACATCGCCATCGCGCCGGTCGCGATCAATCCGGAACTGATCGAAAGCGAATTGTTCGGTCACGTCAAAGGATCGTTCACCGGCGCGGTGGATGACCGCGCAGGGCTGTTCGAGCGAGCGGAGGGCGGCACGTTGTTCTTGGACGAGATCGGCGACCTGCCGCTGGGCACACAGGTGAAGTTGTTGCGAGTGCTTGAACAGGGTCAGTATTGCCGCGTGGGTGACGTTCGTCCGCGGACGGCGGATGTTCGCGTTGTGGCGGCGACTCACCGCGACTTGCACGATGCGATCCGACGCAACGAGTTTCGCGAGGATCTGTTTCATCGTTTGACGGGAGTCCAAATTCATCTGCCGCCGCTGCGTGATCGGACCCATGATATCGAACCGCTATGCCGATACTTTCTTAAAGCGATGAACTATGCCGCCGGTGACGCGGCCATCGACGAACGATTGCTGACGTCGCTGCAAGAACGCAGATGGCACGGAAACGTTCGCGAGCTGAAGAACGCGGTCGGTCATGCCGCTGTGGTAGCGCGCGGAAGACCGTTGGTGATGGAGGACTTTCCGCTGCCGAAACCGGGCCGCGAAGCCGACGGCGAGAGTTCGCCGGCGCTGGAGCACGTGGTGGCGGTTTGGGTCGAGGATGTGATCGCCCAAGAAAATGGGGATCTCGAAAACTTGCATGCTCAATTTCTGGCAGCCACCGAGCCGACGATTTTGAAAATTGTTTTGAGCCACACCGGCGGTAACCGTGCGAAGGCGGCTGAGATTCTTGGGATTCACCGTGGCACGCTGCGCGATCGGTTGCGAGCGTATGCAATGGACGACGTTTCCTCGTAAACTACGATCGGGGACGTGCGATTGGAGATCATCCGTTATAATCCAGGTCTGCTAGTAACTGATCGGAACCAACTTCGTCTCTTCACTCTCCCTTCGGGAGAGCCGAGCCTACGCGAGGAGAGGGGTTTGCCAGCTGAGCCCTCCCCGGCCGCTACCGCGTCCGACCCTCCCGCTGCGCGGGAGAGTGATGTGAGAATGTCCGAGATTGTTTTTCATCAGTTTCTCAACATCTGTTTTCGTCGACCACTTAAGGGTATGTCCTATGAAACTCACTTGGGTTTTTTCCGTTGTGATCTCGGTTTCGATCGGTGCGGGTTGCTCCGCTTTTGGCCAAGGTGCGGCACTTCAAGGGATCGCCAACACCGTCGACAAGCTTGCACAAGATGTCCAGAATCAACAGGATCCGATCAAGGCCGGACCGGACGACAAGCTTGAAAAAGTCGCTCCGGGGAAGATCGACGCCGATGCGGAACGCGAGTTCAAAGAAACGCCTTCGGGACTTCGTTATCGCATCTTGCGAAAGAGTGATAAGAAAAAACCGACTCCCGCAAACTCGGTCGTCGCCCACTACAAGGGCTGGTTGGACAACGGAAAGATTTTCGACAGCTCGTACCGCAAGGGATCGCCGATTCCGTTCCCGTTACGTGGTGTGATCGCGGGTTGGACCGAAGGTGTACCGTTGATCGGCGAAGGCGGCATGATCGAGTTGGATATTCCGTACCAGTTGGGATACGGCAGTCGGGGCATGCCGGCCGCCGGAATCGGGCACCGCGAACGCCTGCACTTCATCGTCGAACTGGTCGAGATCAAGTAGCGGCATGTTCCAGCTTCGATGTACGGTCCGCAATTGTCTCGGGATACTTGCCGCACGCGATGGTGGATTATTCTGCGAAGCGGGACATCATTTCGATCGAGCCAAGGAAGGCTATTGGAGTCTGCTGCAGCCCCAGGATCGTAAATCCAAAACTCCCGGTGATGCCGAATCGGCGGTACTGGCTCGGCATCGCTGGCTGGAACGCGGACTGGGCCAAGGACTGGTCGACGCGATCGGGCCCTGGATCGAAGCGTCGCGTCAAACCGACCCAGAACAAACAGTCACAGCGCAATCACCACGGACGCTCGATTTAGGTTGCGGCGAAGGAACGTTTGGCGCCGCATTGTTTGCGGGCGAGGCCGATGGTTATTGCGGCGTCGACCTTTCCAAGCGAGCGATCAAGCTGGCCGCCCGCCGATGGCCGGATGCGACTTGGGTGCTGGCAAACGCCGACCGCTTTTTACCCGCGGCAGATGCCAGTGTTGACCGAGTGGTTTCGTTGTTCGGACGACGCCCGATCGGCGAGATCCAACGTGTCTTGAAGGCCGACGGAATCTGCATCGTGGCCGTGCCGGGCGACGACGACCTGATTGAACTTCGCGAACAGGTTCAACAAGCCGGACATCGCCGAAGTCGTTGGGAGTTGATCGTCGAAGAGATGGAAGCATCGGGGTTCCGGTGCGTCGATCGGCAACGCTGGATGCAGGTCGTCGAACTGGATGCCGATGCGATTGCTGACGCGATGGCGATGACATACCGCGGCGTACGTCACTCGCAGCAGGCTCGGCTGGAAAACGTCACATCGGCGACCGTTACGTTGTCGGCCGATCTGCTGTTGCTGCGGCGTTGAAAAGCGTGCGTTAGATCATTTCTAGCTAACCGCTGTTGCCGTTTGCATGGCGATTTCAAGTTCCTCGTCCGTTGCGACCACCAACGTTCGCACCTTTGCCGTCGAGGCCGAGATGTCGCAAGCGGTGACACCCGATTGGCGCAGGTCGTTCTTTGCCGCGTCCAATTCGATGCCCAGGTGTCCGAGCGTTGCTGTTGCCAGTCGACGAATCTCGGATGAATTCTCGCCGACGCCCGCGGTGAACACCAAAGCATCGATTCCGCCCATCGTGGCAACGTAGCCGCCGATCACTTTGACCAAGCGGTGGATGTAAATCTCGATGGCTAGCGACGCGTCGTGATCACCACCGGATCGTCGATCCAAGATCGCTCGCATGTCGGGCTCGCCGCAAAGCCCCACCAACCCGCTGGCTTTGTTGAGCAGATGATCGACGTCATCGATCGACATGCCGGCGTTCCTCATCAGGTAAAGCGGAACGGATGGATCGATGTCGCCCGAGCGAGTCGCCATCACCAAGCCTTCCAGCGGTGTCATGCCCATGGATGTGTCGATCGCCGTTCCTTGAATCGATGCCGTCGCGCTCGCACCGCCGCCCAAGTGCAGCGAAACGATGCGGCCGTGGCGATGATGTTCGGGGAAGTGTTCCGACAAATACTCGATCGCGTGTCGTGTCACGAATCGATGCGACGTGCCGTGAGCCCCGTATCGGCGCACGCCGAACTCGCTGGCGACCGTTGGGGGAATGGCATAGCGATAGGCCTTTTCCGGCAGCGTCGCAAAGTACGCGGTGTCGAAGACCAAGACTTGATCGACCGACAGCCCCAGTCCGGTGATCGCTTCGACGACCGATCGAGCGGGCGGGTTGTGCAGCGGTGCTAATTGATCCAGTCGTTTCAGCTCGGCAAGCACGCCATCGCCAACAACCGTCGGCGATTGAAACACGGCGCCGCCTTGGACGATGCGATGACCGATCGCATCGATGCGGATCGACGCGTGTTGGTCGATGACATTGCGAGCCGCCGACAAGTGGTCAGCCGCCTCACCACCGGTTTGCCCGATACGATCGATCAAACCACGAGAAAGCCTCGCGCCATTGGTGGTGTCGATGCAGGCATACTTCAGTGTCGTGCTGCCGACGTTGAAGACGAGGACATTCATTCGATCGCCTCGGCGGATTGAGCTTGAACGGCCGTGATGGCCACGGTGTTGACGATGTCCGCAACGGTGCATCCGCGTGAAAGGTCGTTGACCGGTTTGCGAAGTCCTTGCAAGACCGGGCCGATTGCGACCGCGCCGGCCGATCGCTGGACCGCCTTGTACGTGTTGTTTCCGGTGTTCAAGTCGGGGAAGATGAAAACGGTTGCGCGTCCAGCGACTTCGCTTTGCGGCAACTTGGCGGCAGCGACGGATGGATCGATCGCCGCGTCGTACTGGACCGGACCTTCGATTGCCAAATCGGGTCGTCGATTTCGCAGCATCGCCGTTGCTTCGCGTACGCGTTCGACATCCTCGCCATGTCCGCTTTCGCCGGTCGAGTACGACAGCATTGCGATCCGCGGATCGATACCAAATTGTTTGGCCGTGTCGGCGCTGCTGCTGGCGATCTCGGCCAGTTCTTCGGCCGTCGGGTTGGGAATCACCGCACAGTCGCCATATACCAACACGCTGTGCTTCAAGCACATCAAGAACACACTGCTGACCACTTTCACGCCAGGCCGTGTCTTGATGAACTCGAACGCCGGACGAATCGTATTGGCGGTGGTATGAATCGAACCCGATACCATCCCGCCCGCCAGACCCCGACGGACCATCATGGTGCCGAAGTAACTGACTTCCAACATCCGATCGCGAGCCACGTCCATCGTGACGCCTTTGTGTTTGCGAAGTTGAAAATACTCTTCGGCAAATTCGTCACGCAGCGAACTGGTCGCCGGATCAATGATTTCGATTGACGTGCCCGACTCGGCCGGCGATGCCGGTAACGTGATTCCGATTTGGCTGGCCGTTGACCGGATCAAGGCCGGATCGCCCAACAGGACGATATCGGCGACGTCGCGCCGGCGCAGCACGTCGACGGCCTGCAAGATGCGAGGCTCGTTGCCCTCGGGCAGTACAACGCGAACGCGTTTTTCGCGAGCCTTCTGGATCAACGAATACTCAAACAGCAGTGGAGTCACTTGAGCAGTACCGGGGGCTTTCAATCTCGCCGCCAGTTCATCGCCGTCGATGTGGCGTTGGAACAAACCGATCGCCGACTCGATTTTTCGCGGGGAAGCGACACTGATTTCTGCCTTGATCTTTGATGCCCGATTCGCCGCGGTGAATGTGTCGTCCGCGGTCGCCAAGATGGGCATGCCGCCCGAGACGCGAACCAATCGCTGGACGGCTTCGGGTGGATTCATTCCACCGGTCAACACGATGCCGGCCGGCGCGGGGCCGTCGGGGTGCATGCCTGAGAGCGCACAACCGACGACGATGTCACTGCGATCGCCAGGAGTGATGACCAGACTGCCGGCATACAAACGTTCCAAGAAACTGGGCAACTGCATGGCCGCAACTTTCAACCGTGTGACTTCGCGGTCGAACGTTGACTCGTCGCCGCTGATGACGGTTGCGTCCAGACCGATCTGGATCTCTCGCAGCGTTGGTTGGCGCAGCAATGGTTCTTCGGGAAGCAGATACATCGGTGCCTGAATGTTCAGCTTGTCGCCCGCAAACGCCGCCACCATGGCTTGGCGGTCGTCGTCGCAAACTCGATTCACAACCGTTGCCAGCACTTGGGCGCCGTGATCGGACAACGAATCGTTGCCGATGTGAACCGATTGGACACAGTCTTCAATCGACTTGCCGTGTGCCGAGTAGACGGGCATCACCGCGCACCCCAGATTCAAAGCCAAGTCGGCGTTGAGTTCGAATTCCAGCTCTGGAGCTAGTCCTTGGAAGCTGGTGCCTTCAACGACGGCGAAGTCACCGCGCTGTTGAACGGCTTTGAATCGCTGCTGGACCCGTTGGATCAGTTCGTCGTAACGATCGTCGGCCAACAATTGGCGAGCTTCGGCGCGAGTCACGCCAGCCATCTCGGGAGGTTCAGTCGTTAGGTGGTATCGCGCTCGCATCAATCGGATGCTTTGATCGTTGTCGGCGCTGTCGCGTACGATCGGGCGAAAAAAGACGACGCGATCAAAACGCCGCACCGCTAGCTCCATCACGCCTAACGCGATCATCCGCTTTCCGGTCGCGTTTTCGTTGGTCGCAAGGTACAGGCTATCAGGCATGATGCGGGTCTTGGCGCGAGTGTGTGAGGAAGCGCGGGTGAACGGGAAGCCGCGTTAGTCTACGAAAAAAGCCACGTCTCCGGACGAACCGAAGGCGTGGCTTGAATGGTTCTGCGAGATCGTCGCAGCCTAGCTCTTCTTTTCTGCGTCCGCTTGTTGTTGCATCAATCCCGGACGGACCCGCTTGTTGATGTCCGTTTCCAGAACGCCGAACACCGACTCGTGACGAGCGACCGACATTTGCAAGGCGGCCAGCAATCGCTTGGCGGTGAAGAAGTTCAGGATGATGCGCTGGTTGACTTGGATCGGGTCCTTTGGCACGCCGATCGGTTGCGGGTTCAAGCCGAAGTCGACGATCAGTTCTTCAGGCGAACCGGTCACGCGGCAAAAGTTCGCGTAGCAAGCGGCCGCGTTCTCGTCATTGACTTGAACTTGGACAGGTTGTTGAGCTTGCGTTTGAGCGCCAGCAGCCGGTGCGGCAGCGGCGGCGGGCTTGTCAGCTTCGGGGGTCTTGGCGTCGGCCATCAGTGGTTTCTCCGAAATTAAATAGAGTGAGGTGAATGTTTCTGTCGGTCCACTGCAACGTGCAGTCGATGATAAAAACGCTCGAAAGGTTGTTCGGGGCGAGTAAAGGTCATCTGATGTGCTGCCCGCAAAAAGCACCTTGCCTCAGCCGGCGACGCAATCGTCACGACGAATATCGTAACGAAGGACGCGATTGACTGGGACGTAAGACGACCGTGTTCAGGTTTTAAAATTTGATGAATTGCCCCCGCCGTGGTAAACCACGAAGGCTGGACAAGTTCGAAGCATCACAGTTCAAAGTTAAAGGTTTGTGCGATCACTCTCCATAAACGATTGCCAAGCGACATCGGATCGACATGGATCTTTGCCGAACCCCGATATCCTGGACGCATCATGATATCGCCGGACTCCAACGGAACCCTGGCTTGGTAAGAGACACTTCGCGGTTTGATTTGTCCGGTTGCCGGGTCGATCTCGGTTTGCAAGTCGCCGCCGGTCTGGCTGGACATGGAAACGGAGGTCGAATCGATCGGTTCATTTGATTTTTCAGTAATGACGCCGCTGAAGGTTTCCAATCGCAATGCGTCCAATTTCATATCAACGGTCTGACCTTCGCGGACCATTTGCACGTCACCTTGATCAATGATCAGCACGGCTTCGTGCGCATCCGGTTTGCCGATTTCGCAAATCACGTCATCCGCTGTCAACAGCGCTCCACGATTCTCGGATTCGAGCGGCGATCCGACCCAGCCCGGCAAGCGTCCGTCGGGTGATTTTTGCGGCTCGCGAATCGGCGGGGGAATGATGTATCCGTCGCGTTTGGCGCGGACGGTTAAGCGATCGATTTCCTCTTGAGTCTTTGCTTTCAACTGTTGGATCGAATCGAGCAGTTCGATTTGAGTATCGATCTGGGCCTTGAGCGCCTGGTCTTCACGGCTGCGGGCCGACATGTTTTCCAACCGTACCCGCGAGAGGACTTCTTCGCCCTTCAAATCGGCCAAGCGAATTTCCAGTTCCGGATTCTTCAGCACCGCGATCGGGTCACCCGGCGCAACCATCGCGTTGGGCTGGATGGTCCAGTCAATCCGGCCGGGCACGCCGGCGTAAACGGCCCCGGCTTGGCTGGGACGAACTTCGAACGCGCAATCGATGTGGTGTGGCAACGGGATGTAGCACACACCCGCGATCACGGCGGCGGCGATCGCCAGAGTCGGCAATAGACGTGAACGCTTCACTTTCGCGAGTCTCCCAGGAGTGCGACAGAATTTCCAAGTTTGAATGAACGGCTGGGCCACCAAGCCAAAGAAGCCGACGACGGCGACCATCCGGCCGATCGCCTGCAACCCATAGGGCTCAAGCACTTTGATGACGAACCAACAGATCGAGAACACGACCACCCAGCGATAAATGACGCTGGCGATGGTGAACAGCCCGAACAACAACCGGCCTCGTGTTGGCAAGAACGGATCGTCTTGCAGTTCCAAGCCCAAGCAGGTTTGTTGGAACCAACGCTTCAGCACTTCGGTGCTCTTTTGGCGTAGGTTCGGGATCTCGAGCGCGTCCATCAGGATGTAGTAGCCGTCGAACCGCAACAACGGGTTGCCGTTGACAAGCACCGTGCTGACGACGTTCAAAAACATCATGTTCAAGCACAGATCATTGATCGTCGTCCCCGATTCGGTGAACCACCAAACATAGGCCGCGATCGACGCCAGAATCATTTCGACATAGATTCCCGCCGCACCGATCCAAACACGCTTCCACTTGTTGGGCAGCATCCATGAATCGGAAACGTTGCAATACAGGCACGGCGTGAACACCAGCAACATGAAGCCGATTTCGTGGCATTCACCGCCGAACTTCTTACACGACAATCCGTGTCCGAATTCGTGAAGGACTTTGACGATGCCCATCGTGGCCGCCAAAATCAACCAACGATCGGCCGCAAAGAACTGCTGGAATGTCGGCAACTTCGCGTAAACGGTCTCGTACTGGCTGGCCAGTAAAAGTGCGGACGAGAAGATCAGCATCAGGAAGAAGATCAGTGCCGGAACGGTGAAGATCCATCCGAACGGCTTGATCATCCAGTTCAGGATTCGCTCGGGGTCAAAGCCGCGATAGCGAAGGGCAAAGACGTTGGCAAACTTGCCCATCACTTCTTTGTTCTTCTTCTTGCGTCCGCGTTCGCGAAGCGCCTTGCCTTGACCGGGCGAATTGCTGATCACCAAACCGCTGCGGTGCAGCATGCCGATGAATTGTTGCAAGTCACCGAAGGTGATTTTCTGAGGTGCGAACCGTTGTTCGAACCCGTCTTTGATTTGTTGCAGCGAAACGTGCCCGTCCAACATGTTCAAGATGTAGTACTCTTCGTCGTGAAAACGAAAGTACTGCAAGCCGACCGGCTCCTTGACGACCCAATAGCCCGTACCCTGATACCGTTGGCGATTAGCCGACAGATCGGGGCGTTTTCGGACCGTCAGCGGTCGCGATGAACTGCTGACGAGGGATTCGGCGAGTGTTGGCACAGGGAGTAGGTTTCAGGCTACAGGGAACAGGTTTCAGGAAAAAGCGGCGGAAGAAGAACGATCACAAGCGGGCGGGTCATGGCTGATACCTGACGCCTGTAACCTACCTCCCTATTTGATGACCATTTCGGCTCGCATGCCGGGTTTGAATTTCCAGTCGTTGCCGACTTTTTCGTTCTGGATTTCGACCCACACTCGGTAACGATTGTTCAGGTCGATTTCCATGCTGACGAAACCGAGCGTGCCGCTGATGCGGGTGCCGTCATTGGCTTGGTTGTAGATCAGCACTTCCACCGGCGCGCCTTTGATCACGCGTCCCGCGTAACGCAGCGCGTCGATGTCTCCTTCGACGCGAAGAATGTCCATTTGAATCAACGAAGCCATCGGCGTACCGGGCTGGACCCATTGGCCTTGTTGGGCCAATCGTGTTTCAACAATGCCGGTATAGGGGGCCGTGACCGAACGCTTGGTGAGTTCTTTTTCGGCCATTTCAAGTTCGGTGCGTTTGCCGATCATCTTGACCTGCGCGACCTTCTGTTCCATTTCGGCCAATTCGATACGAAGCTCTTGCCGGCCGGCTTCCAGTCGTTTCTTTTCCATTTCCCAATAGGGGATCGCGCCTTCTTTGCGAAGCTCTTCAAACGACTTCGCTTCGGCGGCAGCGACCTTGGCGGCTTCGCGAGCGTCACGAAGGTTTACGTCAT
Encoded proteins:
- a CDS encoding sensor histidine kinase encodes the protein MSARPPFRSLRLRLLTPIIVSSLLAAGLVAVGSYRWGNRLAETDLENRFRGIEETLSDSNFPLNATVLGSLAKLTQTEMTGWGPTGRLRHSTLHVDPTQLPNIASTIATTVSIDDRRYRVFWFSTTGGDDRQDGIANVAVLFGEEQIDASRRRAALLPLVTGLSTIVVLTSIMLMVTSRLVRRIGVLKHRVEAVAGGDFQSTVADDGNDEIGLLGQSVDSMAAQLDRLWKQVHREQSEKVLHQVAGGMAHQLRNSLTGARMAVELHAAGCGGADDEDIRVAIHQIELSEDYVRRLLLAASGRQDRDRPMDVLVCVKDVQSSLSPMAKHLRIELNWTLIENLDGLRISDGPTWVAAITNLIHNAMQAGDDVDVHVSRIEADQIRIEVSDNGPGVADSLAADLFEPFVTSKAEGLGLGLPVVRRAAEHLGGKVSWRREHDRTVFRLDVALGAPAEPTAASNHS
- a CDS encoding sigma-54-dependent transcriptional regulator — protein: MIHSSTHSSLVLVVDDEPSICWALERMLTGEGHEVITASSAEEGLQLAKSRKPSLVILDVRLPKEDGITALPKFLEATDNAPVVIITAFGDLETAVAAVRNGATDYLTKPFKLDDALRTCRAALKASVNRSAPTTTEPMVLDQSVLVGESPAMQQVFRQIALVADSDLSVLITGETGTGKELVAAAMHRHSRRSSRPYIAIAPVAINPELIESELFGHVKGSFTGAVDDRAGLFERAEGGTLFLDEIGDLPLGTQVKLLRVLEQGQYCRVGDVRPRTADVRVVAATHRDLHDAIRRNEFREDLFHRLTGVQIHLPPLRDRTHDIEPLCRYFLKAMNYAAGDAAIDERLLTSLQERRWHGNVRELKNAVGHAAVVARGRPLVMEDFPLPKPGREADGESSPALEHVVAVWVEDVIAQENGDLENLHAQFLAATEPTILKIVLSHTGGNRAKAAEILGIHRGTLRDRLRAYAMDDVSS
- a CDS encoding FKBP-type peptidyl-prolyl cis-trans isomerase, whose product is MKLTWVFSVVISVSIGAGCSAFGQGAALQGIANTVDKLAQDVQNQQDPIKAGPDDKLEKVAPGKIDADAEREFKETPSGLRYRILRKSDKKKPTPANSVVAHYKGWLDNGKIFDSSYRKGSPIPFPLRGVIAGWTEGVPLIGEGGMIELDIPYQLGYGSRGMPAAGIGHRERLHFIVELVEIK
- a CDS encoding methyltransferase domain-containing protein, producing MFQLRCTVRNCLGILAARDGGLFCEAGHHFDRAKEGYWSLLQPQDRKSKTPGDAESAVLARHRWLERGLGQGLVDAIGPWIEASRQTDPEQTVTAQSPRTLDLGCGEGTFGAALFAGEADGYCGVDLSKRAIKLAARRWPDATWVLANADRFLPAADASVDRVVSLFGRRPIGEIQRVLKADGICIVAVPGDDDLIELREQVQQAGHRRSRWELIVEEMEASGFRCVDRQRWMQVVELDADAIADAMAMTYRGVRHSQQARLENVTSATVTLSADLLLLRR
- a CDS encoding acetate/propionate family kinase, with translation MNVLVFNVGSTTLKYACIDTTNGARLSRGLIDRIGQTGGEAADHLSAARNVIDQHASIRIDAIGHRIVQGGAVFQSPTVVGDGVLAELKRLDQLAPLHNPPARSVVEAITGLGLSVDQVLVFDTAYFATLPEKAYRYAIPPTVASEFGVRRYGAHGTSHRFVTRHAIEYLSEHFPEHHRHGRIVSLHLGGGASATASIQGTAIDTSMGMTPLEGLVMATRSGDIDPSVPLYLMRNAGMSIDDVDHLLNKASGLVGLCGEPDMRAILDRRSGGDHDASLAIEIYIHRLVKVIGGYVATMGGIDALVFTAGVGENSSEIRRLATATLGHLGIELDAAKNDLRQSGVTACDISASTAKVRTLVVATDEELEIAMQTATAVS
- the pta gene encoding phosphate acetyltransferase, whose translation is MMPDSLYLATNENATGKRMIALGVMELAVRRFDRVVFFRPIVRDSADNDQSIRLMRARYHLTTEPPEMAGVTRAEARQLLADDRYDELIQRVQQRFKAVQQRGDFAVVEGTSFQGLAPELEFELNADLALNLGCAVMPVYSAHGKSIEDCVQSVHIGNDSLSDHGAQVLATVVNRVCDDDRQAMVAAFAGDKLNIQAPMYLLPEEPLLRQPTLREIQIGLDATVISGDESTFDREVTRLKVAAMQLPSFLERLYAGSLVITPGDRSDIVVGCALSGMHPDGPAPAGIVLTGGMNPPEAVQRLVRVSGGMPILATADDTFTAANRASKIKAEISVASPRKIESAIGLFQRHIDGDELAARLKAPGTAQVTPLLFEYSLIQKAREKRVRVVLPEGNEPRILQAVDVLRRRDVADIVLLGDPALIRSTASQIGITLPASPAESGTSIEIIDPATSSLRDEFAEEYFQLRKHKGVTMDVARDRMLEVSYFGTMMVRRGLAGGMVSGSIHTTANTIRPAFEFIKTRPGVKVVSSVFLMCLKHSVLVYGDCAVIPNPTAEELAEIASSSADTAKQFGIDPRIAMLSYSTGESGHGEDVERVREATAMLRNRRPDLAIEGPVQYDAAIDPSVAAAKLPQSEVAGRATVFIFPDLNTGNNTYKAVQRSAGAVAIGPVLQGLRKPVNDLSRGCTVADIVNTVAITAVQAQSAEAIE
- a CDS encoding DUF3467 domain-containing protein — translated: MADAKTPEADKPAAAAAPAAGAQTQAQQPVQVQVNDENAAACYANFCRVTGSPEELIVDFGLNPQPIGVPKDPIQVNQRIILNFFTAKRLLAALQMSVARHESVFGVLETDINKRVRPGLMQQQADAEKKS